Proteins encoded by one window of Paenibacillus urinalis:
- the xerD gene encoding site-specific tyrosine recombinase XerD translates to MRNYVQPYMNYLQEDKGSSLSTLESYRRDIEQFIGYMDKEQITQAQDVSRNQIVLYMGYLKKQKKAASTIARNVVSIRSFFHYLMYQGVVQKDPTYHLDSPKLEKSPPKILTIAEVDRLLSLPDSSTPPGARDKAMLELLYATGIKVSELVQLNVKDLNPQLRFLRTGSNSAKERVIPITGVAAQATAEYVNHARSALLKANGEEEALFVNTNGARLTRQGIWKMIKKYAEGAGLAEGRITPHTLRHSFAAHLLENGADLRSVQEMMGHADISTTQMYSHVVKRNMKDVYDHYHPRA, encoded by the coding sequence ATGAGGAATTATGTGCAGCCTTACATGAATTATTTACAGGAAGACAAGGGCTCTTCCTTAAGTACACTGGAATCCTACAGACGTGATATAGAGCAGTTTATTGGGTATATGGATAAGGAACAGATTACACAGGCTCAGGACGTTTCACGCAATCAAATTGTGCTGTACATGGGATATTTGAAGAAGCAGAAGAAGGCAGCTTCAACGATTGCTCGTAATGTGGTTTCGATCCGTTCTTTTTTCCATTATTTGATGTATCAGGGTGTTGTGCAGAAAGATCCAACGTATCATTTGGACTCACCCAAATTAGAAAAGTCTCCTCCCAAAATTCTTACCATTGCAGAAGTGGACAGACTACTATCGCTGCCTGACTCTTCAACACCGCCTGGGGCAAGAGACAAAGCCATGCTTGAGCTGCTGTATGCGACGGGGATTAAAGTCTCTGAATTGGTGCAGCTTAATGTGAAGGATTTAAATCCGCAGCTGAGGTTTTTGAGAACCGGCAGCAACAGTGCCAAGGAGCGGGTAATCCCTATAACAGGGGTTGCTGCCCAAGCGACAGCCGAATACGTGAATCATGCCCGGAGTGCGCTGTTGAAGGCGAATGGAGAAGAAGAGGCACTGTTCGTGAATACGAATGGTGCCAGGCTGACCAGGCAGGGAATCTGGAAGATGATTAAGAAGTACGCTGAAGGTGCTGGACTCGCTGAAGGAAGAATTACACCACATACGTTAAGGCATTCCTTTGCGGCTCATCTACTGGAGAATGGCGCCGATTTAAGATCGGTACAGGAAATGATGGGACATGCAGATATTTCAACAACCCAGATGTACAGCCATGTAGTAAAACGAAATATGAAGGACGTATATGATCATTATCACCCGAGAGCGTAA
- a CDS encoding DUF4227 family protein has product MVFSLRRMFRLVRFLIVFAALVYMFYNVFNLFSEWITPVDHYKIPEGNALKVFHHEEGTGLVMEKTSMLERLRFFYWYGE; this is encoded by the coding sequence ATGGTTTTTTCACTCCGCAGAATGTTTCGACTCGTTCGATTTCTTATCGTATTTGCTGCACTTGTATACATGTTCTATAATGTGTTCAATCTATTTTCGGAATGGATTACACCGGTGGATCACTACAAAATTCCAGAGGGAAATGCGCTTAAAGTATTTCATCATGAGGAAGGCACAGGCCTTGTTATGGAGAAGACGAGTATGCTCGAACGACTGCGCTTCTTCTATTGGTATGGTGAATAA